The DNA sequence GACCCACGACTATCGCTCCTCGCTGGGCGAGCAGGTCATCGTCGTGCCCGGCGACCCTCCGGGCGGCAAGGCTGCCACGCTGAATGCGGGCGTACGCGCGGCCACGCGTCCTCTGGTGATCTTCGCCGACACCGGCCAACGCTTCGCGCCCGATGCCCTCCTGCGCTTGGCGCAGCGACTCGCCGAGCCTGGCGTGGGCGCGGTGTCCGGCGGGTACGAGACCCAGCAGCGCGCGGGCCGGGTCGCGGATTCCCTGTGGAGGCTGGAGCAGTTCATTCGTCGCGGCGAGGCGTCGGTCCACAGCATCGTTGCCGTGACCGGAGCCATCTACGGAATGCGCCGCTCGTTGTGGAAGCCTCTTCCCGCCGGTGCGATCTGTGACGACCTCTTCGTCCCTTTCAACGTGGTGTTCCAGGGCGAACGGGTCGACTATTGTGAGGAAGCACTGGCGGTCGACCCCCGCCACTTCACCCGAGCCCAGGACTTCCGCCGCAAGGTGCGTACGCTCACGGGCATGATCCAGTTCTGCCTCTGGATGCCCCGCGTGCTGCTGCCTTGGCGAAACCCCGTCTGGATCCAGTTCCTGTGCCACAAGTTGCTCCGCTTGGCCACGCCGTTCCTTATGCTCGTGGCCGTCGCATCCCTGGGACCCCTGCTGTGGCGTTGGGTGCAGCCCCTCGCGCTCCCCGTGCTCGGGGCGGCCGGGGCCGCGCTGGTGCTGTTGGCGGTGCTGCGCCCTCGCGCGATCGTGCGTCTTTCGCGCGAGGCCGGGTGGGCGCTCCTGCTGCTGGCCGCCCCGCTGACGGCATCCTACCGCGCGGTCCGCGGCCGCTGGACCTGGAGCTGACACGCATGTCCTTCGCCCCCGAGCCACGCGCGCTTCGTCGAGACGACTGAACCATGTGCGGAATCTGCGGCATCGCGATCCCCCGAGCCGTCGGCGGAACGGTCGACGTCGACCGCATTCGCCGGATGGCCCACACGATCGAGCATCGAGGGCCAGATGGATCCGGAGAATACGTGGGCGAAGGCGTCGGACTCGGACACCGCCGCCTCAGCATCGTCGACGTGGAGGGTGGCCGTCAGCCCATGGCATCCGACGACGGCCGGCTTCATCTGGTCTACAACGGTGAGATCTACAATCACCCCGACTTGATGGCGCACCTCAAGGCCGACGGTGTGCCGTACCATACGCACTGCGATACGGAGTCGCTGCTCCGATGGTACGAGCGGGAAGGGCTGGACGCCGTCCGACGCTTTCGCGGCATGTTCGCCTTCGCCATCTGGCATGTCGACCAGCGCAAGCTCGTACTTGTGCGCGACCGCTTCGGCA is a window from the Gemmatimonadota bacterium genome containing:
- a CDS encoding glycosyltransferase, giving the protein MILPGIIALLLVVLAWGLYPIGLRAFGRPPRIHAEGGPVEAVSVVIATRDDPEQVARRVENLEASDFPPGQLEIVVAVDPTAAWSTHDYRSSLGEQVIVVPGDPPGGKAATLNAGVRAATRPLVIFADTGQRFAPDALLRLAQRLAEPGVGAVSGGYETQQRAGRVADSLWRLEQFIRRGEASVHSIVAVTGAIYGMRRSLWKPLPAGAICDDLFVPFNVVFQGERVDYCEEALAVDPRHFTRAQDFRRKVRTLTGMIQFCLWMPRVLLPWRNPVWIQFLCHKLLRLATPFLMLVAVASLGPLLWRWVQPLALPVLGAAGAALVLLAVLRPRAIVRLSREAGWALLLLAAPLTASYRAVRGRWTWS